One segment of Argiope bruennichi chromosome 11, qqArgBrue1.1, whole genome shotgun sequence DNA contains the following:
- the LOC129956756 gene encoding uncharacterized protein LOC129956756 produces the protein MGPQNQIPSPSFFIISRVSSENETFHGVSPFLVEKAISGHIGEAKAIRKIRSGDLLVEIANKKQAQKILKIKSLSTIPVTVSAHRSLNSSKGVITCGELYNEETDEILKELRNQGVTEVRRITIKRNGNVMKTKHLILTFHFPKTPEFIKAGYMRLAVRPYIPNPLRCFQCQRIGHSKATCRGTLTCARCAEAGHESVDCTANEKCVNCKGEHSSFSRTCPIWQLEKEVLSVKVKNQISYPEAKRIVKARLPPAGISYAKAAKVVTPFTPGNAQDKSCVGISLSNNQLTTELDASDAGSPHKLKPKRKKISKSQKSLALKLSKTGRSSKDITLALSTKKSLALDMAKSGLVRKDLTSLFGGQPKSPELLRLHPSEEEDDFQMSCDASATPPTNDNKNSPNNS, from the coding sequence ATGGGGCCTCAAAATCAAATTCCATCACCATCGTTTTTCATAATTAGTCGTGTATCatctgaaaatgaaacatttcacgGTGTGTCACCATTTCTAGTTGAAAAGGCTATATCTGGGCATATCGGTGAAGCTAAAGCAATAAGGAAAATTCGCTCTGGCGATTTACTTGTTGAAATAGCCAATAAGAAACAagctcaaaaaattttgaaaattaaatctctGTCAACGATACCTGTCACTGTTAGTGCACACAGATCTCTGAACTCTTCTAAAGGAGTTATTACTTGTGGAGAGCTGTATAATGAGGAGACtgacgaaattttaaaagaattacgaAACCAAGGCGTTACGGAAGTCCGGCGAATAACAATTAAAAGGAATGGTAATGTTATGAAGACCAAACACCTTATTCTGACATTCCACTTTCCAAAGACACCCGAATTTATTAAGGCGGGTTACATGCGATTAGCTGTCAGACCATACATACCAAACCCACTTCGTTGCTTTCAGTGCCAGCGCATAGGTCACTCCAAAGCTACTTGCCGAGGTACTCTTACCTGTGCCCGTTGTGCTGAGGCCGGGCATGAGAGCGTTGATTGCACTGCAAATGAAAAATGCGTTAACTGTAAAGGAGAGCATAGCTCCTTTTCCCGCACTTGCCCTATCTGGCAATTAGAAAAGGAAGTACTCTCTGTCAAGGTTAAGAATCAAATATCTTATCCGGAAGCAAAAAGGATTGTGAAAGCCCGTCTACCACCGGCTGGCATTAGTTATGCAAAAGCGGCAAAGGTAGTAACTCCTTTCACTCCTGGAAATGCACAGGATAAATCGTGTGTAGGTATTTCCCTTTCTAATAATCAGCTAACAACTGAATTAGATGCTTCAGATGCTGGTTCACCACACAAGTTAAAaccaaagaggaaaaaaatttcaaaatcacagAAATCACTGGCattgaaactttcaaaaacaggtcGTTCTTCTAAAGACATTACCTTAGCTCTTTCTACCAAAAAATCTCTTGCCTTAGATATGGCAAAATCTGGCCTTGTTCGTAAAGACCTAACTTCCTTATTCGGTGGTCAGCCGAAGAGTCCGGAATTATTGCGACTCCATCCCTCCGAGGAGGAAGATGATTTTCAGATGAGTTGTGATGCTTCTGCAACTCCGCCTacgaatgataataaaaattcccCAAATAATTCTTAA